In Streptomyces thermolilacinus SPC6, a single genomic region encodes these proteins:
- a CDS encoding Rv3654c family TadE-like protein — MAVGALCVVFAAVLALGQAVAARHRAGGAADLAALAAADRALRGAENACDAAARVARAQHAEVVGCSLRGEVAEVTARARFGPYAPTVRSRAGPPEAWPEPSPREAGAGP; from the coding sequence ATGGCGGTGGGCGCGCTGTGCGTCGTCTTCGCCGCCGTACTCGCCCTCGGCCAAGCCGTGGCAGCGCGGCACCGGGCCGGAGGGGCCGCCGACCTGGCGGCTCTCGCGGCGGCCGACCGGGCCCTGCGCGGTGCCGAGAACGCCTGCGACGCGGCCGCCCGGGTCGCGCGGGCGCAGCACGCGGAGGTGGTCGGATGCAGCCTGCGGGGGGAGGTCGCGGAGGTGACGGCGCGGGCGCGGTTCGGGCCGTACGCCCCGACGGTCAGGTCCCGGGCGGGCCCTCCGGAGGCGTGGCCGGAGCCTAGCCCTCGTGAGGCGGGGGCAGGACCCTGA
- a CDS encoding TadE family type IV pilus minor pilin has translation MTAEAALAMPALVVFTMTLLWGLVAAAAQIQCVDAARAGARAVARSEPEAAAVAAARAAAPDGARVVVERAGDLWRVRVEAPAPGPASWGLTLHAEAAALAEDTVGDMVREGS, from the coding sequence GTGACGGCGGAGGCTGCCCTGGCCATGCCCGCGCTGGTGGTGTTCACGATGACGCTGCTGTGGGGCCTGGTCGCTGCGGCCGCGCAGATCCAGTGCGTGGACGCGGCCCGCGCGGGAGCACGGGCGGTCGCCCGGTCGGAGCCGGAGGCGGCAGCGGTGGCGGCGGCCCGGGCGGCCGCACCGGACGGGGCGCGGGTGGTGGTGGAGCGGGCGGGCGACCTTTGGCGGGTACGGGTCGAAGCGCCCGCCCCTGGGCCCGCCTCCTGGGGGCTGACCCTCCACGCCGAGGCGGCCGCCCTCGCCGAGGACACGGTGGGCGACATGGTGCGGGAGGGCTCCTGA
- a CDS encoding DUF4244 domain-containing protein has protein sequence MAKWTKQRWAKAWTGMRRDAGMNTAEYAMGTIAACAFAAVLYKVVTSDAVSSGLRSTIEKALDAPF, from the coding sequence ATGGCGAAGTGGACGAAGCAGCGGTGGGCGAAGGCCTGGACGGGCATGCGCCGGGACGCGGGCATGAACACGGCGGAGTACGCGATGGGCACGATCGCCGCGTGCGCCTTCGCGGCCGTGCTGTACAAGGTCGTGACAAGCGACGCCGTGTCGTCGGGACTGCGGTCGACGATCGAGAAGGCGCTCGATGCGCCGTTCTGA
- a CDS encoding type II secretion system F family protein, translating into MTWEADEVVHRLWTVVAVLAAALWTVRAAARARQARRTRGRLVVLIPAERPRRSRTCRLRPATVALARRWGGPAAATITGWVLFGGVVGCAAGAVGAYALRKWQRRPRPAVADAEAAARLPLAADLLAACLAAGAGPREAAEAVGRSIGGPLGERLHRTAAELALGGDPGEAWGRLGDIPGARQLARCLERAAASGAPAAGPVSRLAAGLRADRARAATARAQRAHVMITAPVGLCFLPAFLAVGVAPVVIGLAGQLL; encoded by the coding sequence GTGACCTGGGAAGCCGATGAGGTTGTCCACCGCCTGTGGACAGTGGTGGCGGTACTGGCGGCCGCCTTGTGGACCGTCCGTGCGGCGGCTCGCGCGCGGCAGGCCAGGAGGACACGCGGACGGCTCGTGGTGCTGATCCCGGCCGAGCGCCCGCGCCGGTCCCGGACGTGCCGGTTGAGGCCCGCGACCGTGGCCCTGGCTCGTCGGTGGGGCGGTCCGGCCGCCGCGACGATCACCGGGTGGGTGCTGTTCGGCGGCGTGGTCGGCTGCGCGGCTGGTGCCGTCGGCGCGTACGCCCTGCGGAAATGGCAGCGCCGACCCCGTCCCGCGGTGGCCGACGCCGAGGCGGCCGCCCGGCTGCCGCTCGCCGCGGACCTGCTCGCCGCCTGTCTGGCCGCAGGGGCCGGGCCGCGCGAGGCGGCGGAGGCCGTCGGCCGGTCGATCGGTGGCCCGCTGGGCGAGCGGCTTCACCGGACCGCGGCAGAACTGGCGCTGGGTGGCGACCCCGGCGAGGCCTGGGGCCGGTTGGGGGACATCCCGGGCGCCCGGCAGCTGGCCCGCTGTCTGGAGCGGGCGGCGGCCTCGGGCGCCCCGGCGGCGGGCCCGGTGTCCCGGCTGGCTGCGGGACTGCGTGCCGACCGGGCGAGAGCGGCCACCGCGCGGGCCCAGCGGGCGCACGTGATGATCACCGCGCCGGTCGGGCTGTGCTTCCTGCCCGCCTTCCTCGCGGTCGGGGTGGCGCCCGTCGTGATCGGCCTTGCGGGCCAGTTGCTGTGA
- a CDS encoding type II secretion system F family protein codes for MVTDQSAYAAALCLGAAAWLYGGRGRGARRGRLLFASGATVHLDPAMIGWRPGRPTVRLRPEWLCLAAALVPAMLGESLLPLLAGAAAVPLAGRRLRARARVRESDRRADAVIDLCAAVVAELRAGSQPVQALRFAARSTGALGGEEPAVVAAARFGGDVPEALRDAARADGADGLAGLGACWQAAVDGGAGLADGLERLEAALREQREQRERLRAQLSGAWATVVLLALLPIAGLALGAALGADPLRVLFHTPAGVACLVVGGALEAAGLWWAGRIVRAGEEP; via the coding sequence GTGGTGACGGACCAGTCGGCGTACGCGGCGGCCCTGTGCCTGGGCGCGGCGGCCTGGCTCTACGGGGGCCGGGGCCGGGGTGCGCGCCGCGGACGGCTGCTGTTCGCGAGCGGGGCCACCGTCCACCTCGACCCGGCGATGATCGGCTGGCGGCCCGGACGGCCGACAGTACGGCTCCGGCCGGAGTGGCTGTGCCTCGCGGCCGCGCTCGTACCGGCCATGCTCGGCGAGTCCCTGCTGCCGCTTCTGGCCGGGGCGGCCGCCGTGCCTCTTGCCGGCAGGCGGTTGAGGGCGCGGGCCCGCGTCAGGGAAAGCGACCGGCGTGCGGACGCCGTGATCGACCTGTGCGCCGCGGTCGTCGCGGAGTTGCGCGCGGGGAGCCAGCCCGTCCAGGCGTTGCGCTTCGCCGCCCGCAGCACCGGGGCGCTGGGCGGTGAGGAGCCTGCCGTAGTGGCCGCCGCGCGGTTCGGCGGCGATGTGCCCGAGGCGCTGCGCGACGCGGCGCGGGCCGACGGCGCCGACGGGCTGGCGGGCCTCGGGGCGTGCTGGCAGGCCGCCGTGGACGGCGGGGCGGGACTGGCCGACGGGCTGGAGCGGCTGGAGGCGGCGCTCCGCGAGCAGCGGGAGCAACGGGAACGGCTGCGGGCCCAGCTGTCCGGCGCGTGGGCCACCGTCGTCCTTCTCGCCCTGCTGCCCATCGCGGGCCTCGCCCTGGGGGCCGCGCTGGGCGCCGACCCGCTGCGGGTCCTCTTCCACACTCCGGCCGGTGTCGCCTGCCTCGTGGTCGGTGGTGCTCTGGAGGCGGCGGGGCTGTGGTGGGCCGGGCGGATCGTCAGGGCGGGGGAGGAACCGTGA
- a CDS encoding TadA family conjugal transfer-associated ATPase, giving the protein MSTPYLESVRQSLARSGTEPTPAGVAAALRAQGRLMGDTQVLGATEELRCELVGTGPLEPLLADEAVTDVLVSAPDRVWVDRGHGLERSDVSFPDAEAVRRLAQRLAAVAGRRLDDARPWVDARLPDGTRMHAVLPPIAVGSTCLSLRVVRPRAFDLTELVHAGTVPPGGERVLRALVEKRVSYLVSGGTGTGKTTLLSTLLGLVGGRERIVLAEDSAELRPDHPHVVRLEARPPNQEGAGRVTLRDLVRQALRMRPDRLVVGEVRGAEVADLLAALNTGHEGGCGTVHANTAADVPARLEALGTAAGLDRAALHSQLAAGLSTVVHLVRTPEGVRRVAQVHVLERGPDGLVVTVPALRWAATGFVEERGWQRLSALIGGVTW; this is encoded by the coding sequence ATGAGCACCCCCTACCTGGAATCCGTACGGCAGAGCCTCGCCAGGAGCGGCACGGAACCGACACCTGCCGGTGTGGCGGCGGCCCTGCGAGCCCAGGGCAGACTGATGGGCGACACGCAGGTGCTCGGGGCGACGGAGGAACTGCGCTGCGAACTGGTGGGCACGGGGCCGCTGGAGCCGCTGCTCGCCGATGAGGCGGTCACCGACGTGCTGGTGTCCGCGCCGGACCGGGTGTGGGTGGACCGAGGCCACGGCCTCGAACGGTCCGACGTCTCCTTTCCCGACGCCGAGGCCGTACGCCGACTCGCGCAGCGCCTCGCCGCCGTGGCCGGGCGGCGCCTTGACGACGCCCGCCCCTGGGTTGACGCCAGACTGCCGGACGGCACACGGATGCACGCGGTGCTGCCTCCCATCGCTGTCGGCTCGACGTGCCTGTCGCTGCGCGTGGTGCGGCCCCGTGCTTTCGACCTCACCGAGCTGGTCCACGCCGGGACGGTCCCGCCGGGCGGCGAACGCGTCCTGCGGGCGCTGGTGGAGAAGCGCGTGTCGTACCTGGTCAGCGGCGGTACGGGCACCGGGAAGACGACCCTGCTCTCCACCCTCCTCGGGCTGGTCGGAGGGCGGGAGCGGATCGTCCTGGCGGAGGACTCCGCCGAGTTGCGGCCCGACCATCCGCATGTGGTGCGGCTGGAGGCCCGCCCGCCGAACCAGGAGGGAGCCGGCCGGGTGACCCTTCGCGACCTGGTCCGTCAGGCCCTGCGGATGCGGCCCGACCGCCTCGTCGTCGGCGAAGTACGGGGCGCGGAGGTCGCCGACCTGCTCGCCGCCCTGAACACGGGCCACGAAGGCGGCTGCGGGACGGTCCACGCCAACACCGCCGCGGACGTGCCCGCGCGCCTCGAAGCGCTCGGGACGGCCGCGGGTCTCGACCGGGCGGCCCTGCACAGCCAGTTGGCCGCCGGCCTGTCCACCGTGGTCCACCTCGTACGGACGCCGGAAGGCGTACGACGGGTCGCCCAGGTGCATGTGCTGGAGCGCGGCCCCGACGGGCTGGTGGTCACCGTGCCCGCGCTGCGGTGGGCGGCGACCGGCTTCGTCGAGGAGCGGGGCTGGCAGAGGCTGAGCGCCCTGATCGGGGGTGTGACGTGGTGA
- the ssd gene encoding septum site-determining protein Ssd — translation MPESGASDRAPTAEGVRVTPLIVTEDAELLDDLLRLCAAVGCRPVVRHAPPDRKAEWDAAPLVIVGDDAAARCRGVSRRPGVLLVGRDQDDADVWRRAVEIGADCVLRLPDAESWLIDRIADIVEGVGRPALTVGVLGGRGGAGASTLACALAVSAARGGHRTMLVDGDPLGGGLDVLLGAERESGLRWPDLAASKGRVAGAALEESLPELRGLRVLSWDRGDMAVVPPEAMRSVLAAARRRGGVVVVDLPRRIDDATVEALAQVDMGLLVVPGELRAVAAAKRVASLAGMVLEDLRVVVRGPCASGMDATWTARALGLPLAGELPEEPGLLASLDDGAPPGGNGSGPLGRFCSAFWERVLAPEAVS, via the coding sequence ATGCCGGAATCCGGAGCGTCCGACAGGGCGCCGACCGCCGAGGGCGTACGGGTCACACCGCTGATCGTGACGGAGGACGCCGAGCTGCTGGACGACCTGCTCAGGCTGTGCGCCGCCGTGGGCTGCCGGCCCGTGGTGCGTCACGCGCCACCGGACCGCAAGGCCGAGTGGGACGCGGCGCCGCTCGTCATCGTCGGGGACGACGCGGCCGCACGCTGCCGAGGGGTGTCCCGCAGACCCGGCGTACTGCTCGTCGGGCGTGACCAGGACGACGCCGACGTGTGGCGACGGGCCGTGGAGATCGGAGCGGACTGCGTCCTGCGGCTGCCGGACGCCGAGAGCTGGCTCATCGACCGGATCGCCGACATCGTCGAGGGCGTCGGACGACCGGCCCTGACCGTCGGGGTGCTGGGCGGCAGAGGCGGCGCGGGAGCCTCGACCCTCGCGTGCGCCCTGGCCGTCAGCGCCGCCAGAGGCGGACACCGCACGATGCTCGTGGACGGCGACCCGCTCGGCGGCGGGCTGGACGTACTCCTCGGCGCCGAGCGGGAAAGCGGGCTCCGGTGGCCGGATCTCGCCGCTTCGAAGGGAAGGGTCGCCGGTGCGGCGCTGGAGGAGTCACTGCCGGAGTTGCGCGGTCTGCGGGTGCTGAGCTGGGACCGCGGAGACATGGCGGTGGTGCCTCCCGAGGCCATGAGGTCCGTGCTCGCGGCGGCGCGGCGCCGGGGCGGTGTCGTCGTGGTGGATCTGCCGCGCCGCATCGACGACGCCACGGTGGAGGCACTCGCCCAGGTCGACATGGGCCTGCTCGTCGTGCCGGGTGAGCTGAGGGCGGTCGCCGCGGCGAAACGGGTGGCGTCCCTGGCGGGCATGGTCCTGGAAGACCTGCGCGTGGTCGTGCGCGGCCCGTGCGCCTCCGGGATGGATGCGACGTGGACCGCGCGGGCGCTGGGACTGCCGCTCGCCGGGGAACTCCCCGAGGAGCCCGGGCTCTTGGCATCGCTGGACGACGGGGCCCCTCCCGGCGGCAACGGCTCCGGTCCTCTGGGGCGGTTCTGCTCGGCTTTCTGGGAGCGGGTGCTCGCCCCGGAGGCCGTGTCATGA
- a CDS encoding HAD family hydrolase: MLWLVENHSSPRTAAFFDLDKTVIAKSSTLTFSKSFYQGGLINRRDALRTAYTQFVFLVGGADHDQMERMRAYLSRLCKGWNVQQVKELVAETLHELIDPIIYDEAASLIEEHHAAGRDVVIVSTSGAEVVEPIGEMLGADRVVATRMVVGDDGCFTGEVEYYAYGPTKAEAVRELAASEGYDLSRCYAYSDSATDLPMLEAVGHPYAVNPDRALRREAVAREWPILVFNRPVRLKQRVPSFRMPPRPALVAAAAIGAAAATAGLVWYASRRRQSTLAKPAPAA, from the coding sequence ATGCTCTGGCTTGTGGAAAACCACTCCTCGCCTCGGACAGCAGCGTTCTTTGACCTGGACAAGACGGTCATTGCGAAGTCATCGACGCTGACCTTCAGCAAGTCCTTCTACCAAGGTGGCCTGATCAACCGCCGTGACGCGCTGCGCACCGCGTACACGCAGTTCGTCTTCCTCGTGGGCGGCGCCGACCACGACCAGATGGAGCGGATGCGCGCGTACCTCTCCAGGCTCTGCAAGGGCTGGAACGTCCAGCAAGTCAAGGAGCTGGTCGCGGAGACGCTGCACGAGCTGATCGACCCGATCATCTACGACGAGGCCGCCTCCCTCATCGAGGAGCACCACGCCGCGGGCCGCGACGTGGTGATCGTCTCCACGTCCGGGGCCGAGGTCGTGGAGCCCATCGGCGAGATGCTGGGAGCGGACCGCGTGGTGGCGACGCGGATGGTCGTCGGCGACGACGGCTGCTTCACCGGGGAGGTGGAGTACTACGCGTACGGCCCCACCAAGGCGGAGGCGGTCCGGGAGCTCGCCGCGTCGGAGGGGTACGACCTGTCGCGGTGCTACGCGTACAGCGACTCGGCGACGGACCTGCCGATGCTGGAGGCGGTCGGACACCCGTACGCGGTGAACCCGGACCGGGCGCTGCGCCGGGAGGCGGTCGCGCGGGAGTGGCCGATTCTCGTCTTCAACCGGCCGGTCCGGCTGAAGCAGCGGGTGCCCTCGTTCCGGATGCCGCCCCGCCCGGCGCTTGTCGCCGCCGCGGCGATCGGGGCGGCGGCCGCGACAGCGGGGCTCGTCTGGTACGCGAGCCGCCGTCGGCAGTCGACGTTGGCCAAGCCCGCGCCAGCAGCCTGA
- a CDS encoding Fic family protein, with protein MSTHAADPLAALAALPGVPDAVDSVRKAVDRVYGHRVMRRRSNEISSEAALRGARGSAALSGADWALEEVRRRTDFSADAEARTVGAALRLGVEVGQLLSIWRQSPLRVLARLHLVAAGDAADSVGRPRQGGETVDEPLIEAPLPDAAEVAARLDGLAELIVAGTSAPALVTASVVHGELLALRPFTSYSGLVARAAERLVLVGSGLDPKAICPAEVGHAELGRAAYVAALDGYLSGTPEGMARWIAHCGRAVELGVRETTAVCEALQRGAA; from the coding sequence ATGAGTACGCATGCCGCCGACCCACTGGCCGCCCTCGCCGCTCTGCCGGGTGTCCCCGACGCCGTGGACTCCGTGCGCAAGGCCGTCGACCGGGTCTACGGGCACCGCGTGATGCGGCGCCGGAGCAACGAGATCTCCTCGGAGGCCGCCCTGCGCGGCGCCCGCGGCTCGGCGGCGCTGTCCGGCGCCGACTGGGCTCTGGAGGAGGTGCGCAGGCGCACCGACTTCAGTGCGGACGCGGAGGCGCGGACGGTCGGCGCGGCCCTGCGGCTCGGCGTCGAGGTCGGCCAGCTGCTCTCCATCTGGCGGCAGTCACCCCTCCGGGTCCTGGCGAGGCTGCACCTCGTCGCGGCCGGCGATGCCGCGGACTCCGTGGGGCGGCCCCGGCAGGGGGGCGAGACCGTGGACGAGCCGCTGATCGAGGCGCCCCTGCCGGACGCCGCCGAGGTCGCCGCCCGCCTGGACGGCCTGGCCGAACTGATCGTGGCGGGCACGTCCGCCCCGGCGCTCGTCACGGCCTCCGTGGTGCACGGCGAACTGCTCGCGCTGCGGCCCTTCACCTCGTACAGCGGCCTGGTGGCGCGGGCGGCCGAGCGACTGGTGCTGGTCGGCAGCGGACTCGACCCCAAGGCCATCTGCCCGGCCGAGGTCGGTCACGCCGAACTGGGCCGCGCCGCGTACGTCGCCGCTCTGGACGGCTACCTGTCCGGAACCCCGGAGGGCATGGCCCGGTGGATCGCCCACTGCGGCCGGGCCGTGGAGCTCGGCGTCCGTGAGACGACAGCCGTGTGCGAGGCGCTCCAGCGCGGCGCCGCCTGA
- a CDS encoding ATP-binding protein, translating to MKIAFVGKGGSGKTTLSSLFIRHLASTEAPVVAVDADINQHLGAALGLDEDEAAAVPSMGAHLPLIKQYLRGSNPRISSAATMIKTTPPGEGSRLLRVREDNPVYEACARPLRLDGGVIRLMATGLFTEEDLGVACYHSKVGAVELFLNHLVDGPDEYVVVDMTAGSDSFASGLFTRFDMTFLVAEPTRKAVSVYRQYTEYAREFGVALKVVGNKVQNRDDLEFLRNEVGDDLLVSLGQSEWVRSMERGRPGPFGALEPENREALRVLRDAVDATYAMRDWERYTRQMVHFHLRNAESWGNAKTGADLAAQVDPAFVLGEAVTRLSVEGVRP from the coding sequence ATGAAGATCGCTTTCGTCGGGAAGGGCGGCAGCGGCAAGACGACGCTGTCCTCGCTCTTCATCCGCCATCTGGCGAGCACCGAGGCCCCCGTGGTCGCGGTGGACGCCGACATCAACCAGCACCTCGGAGCCGCGCTCGGCCTCGATGAGGACGAGGCGGCGGCAGTCCCCTCGATGGGCGCGCACCTGCCACTGATCAAGCAGTATCTGCGCGGCAGCAACCCACGGATCAGCTCCGCCGCCACGATGATCAAAACGACACCGCCCGGGGAGGGCTCGCGGCTGCTCCGCGTCCGCGAGGACAACCCGGTGTACGAGGCGTGCGCCCGCCCGCTGCGGCTGGACGGCGGTGTGATCCGGCTGATGGCGACGGGCCTGTTCACCGAGGAGGACCTGGGGGTGGCCTGCTACCACTCGAAGGTCGGCGCGGTGGAGCTGTTCCTGAACCACCTGGTGGACGGTCCGGACGAGTACGTCGTCGTCGACATGACGGCCGGTTCGGACTCGTTCGCGTCCGGGCTGTTCACCCGCTTCGACATGACGTTCCTGGTGGCCGAGCCGACGCGGAAGGCCGTCTCGGTCTACCGCCAGTACACCGAGTACGCGCGGGAGTTCGGGGTCGCCCTGAAGGTGGTCGGCAACAAGGTGCAGAACAGGGACGACCTGGAGTTCCTGCGAAACGAGGTCGGGGACGACCTGCTGGTGTCGCTCGGGCAGTCGGAGTGGGTGCGGTCCATGGAGCGGGGCCGGCCGGGGCCGTTCGGGGCGCTGGAGCCGGAGAACCGGGAGGCTCTGCGGGTACTGCGGGACGCCGTTGACGCGACGTACGCGATGCGCGACTGGGAGCGGTACACGCGCCAGATGGTCCACTTCCACCTGAGGAACGCCGAGAGCTGGGGCAACGCGAAGACGGGTGCCGACCTGGCCGCACAGGTCGACCCCGCCTTCGTCCTGGGGGAAGCGGTGACGCGGCTGTCCGTCGAGGGCGTCAGGCCCTAG
- a CDS encoding polysaccharide deacetylase family protein has protein sequence MRAVRKRIVIGAVAVALITGLAGCGGSDEPPGAGARGPEKGAAPPKNRVRLIGDGSTAYTGLQPGLEKPTRLAPGQRPPQFVVFSWDGAGEDSQKLFSHFRRVGKQYNAKMTYFLSGVYLLPEEKAALYSPPGHAPGRSDIGFNDIEGIRDTVRELRGAWLEGNEIGTHFNGHFCGPKGGVGTWSVEDWKSEIAQAKSFVKNWKTNSGLVKEEPLPFDYDKELIGARTPCLEGRDNFVSAASELGFRYDTSGVNNQVWPKKNGALWDLSMHLVPVPGRAFETLSMDYNFMVNQSGTTKGDPAMHAFWGNQMRDGLIQAFNRSYQGNRAPVIIGNHFESWNGGTYMRAIEETIAHVCVKPEVRCVSFRQLADWLDAQDPAVLAKLRSLKVGQAPAEGWKRFLAAPAVNASPTAGSATAGQAAARATAPSGARRDG, from the coding sequence ATGAGGGCTGTCAGGAAGAGGATCGTGATCGGCGCCGTCGCGGTGGCGCTGATCACCGGGCTTGCGGGATGCGGCGGCTCAGACGAGCCGCCCGGAGCCGGGGCGCGAGGCCCCGAGAAGGGTGCCGCACCGCCGAAGAACCGCGTCCGGCTGATCGGTGACGGCTCCACGGCCTACACCGGCCTCCAGCCGGGCCTGGAGAAGCCCACCCGCCTGGCCCCCGGCCAGCGTCCCCCGCAGTTCGTCGTCTTCTCGTGGGACGGGGCCGGCGAGGACAGCCAGAAGCTGTTCTCCCACTTCCGCCGCGTCGGCAAGCAGTACAACGCGAAGATGACGTACTTCCTCAGCGGCGTCTACCTGCTCCCCGAGGAGAAGGCCGCGCTCTACAGCCCGCCCGGTCACGCCCCCGGCCGTTCCGACATCGGCTTCAACGACATCGAGGGCATCCGCGACACCGTGCGCGAACTGCGCGGCGCCTGGCTCGAGGGCAACGAGATCGGGACCCACTTCAACGGGCACTTCTGCGGGCCCAAGGGCGGCGTCGGCACCTGGTCCGTCGAGGACTGGAAGAGCGAGATCGCCCAGGCCAAGTCCTTCGTGAAGAACTGGAAGACCAACTCCGGCCTGGTGAAGGAGGAGCCGCTCCCGTTCGACTACGACAAGGAGCTCATCGGCGCACGCACCCCCTGCCTCGAAGGCCGCGACAACTTCGTAAGCGCCGCGAGCGAACTGGGCTTCCGCTACGACACGAGCGGCGTCAACAACCAGGTCTGGCCGAAGAAGAACGGCGCCCTGTGGGACCTGTCCATGCATCTCGTCCCCGTCCCCGGCCGGGCCTTCGAGACGCTGTCCATGGACTACAACTTCATGGTCAACCAGTCCGGCACCACCAAGGGCGACCCCGCCATGCACGCCTTCTGGGGCAACCAGATGCGGGACGGCCTGATCCAGGCGTTCAACCGCTCGTACCAGGGCAACCGCGCCCCCGTGATCATCGGGAACCACTTCGAGTCCTGGAACGGCGGCACGTACATGCGCGCCATTGAGGAAACGATTGCTCACGTCTGCGTGAAGCCCGAGGTCCGCTGCGTGTCGTTCCGTCAGCTCGCCGACTGGCTGGACGCGCAGGACCCGGCCGTACTCGCCAAGCTGCGGTCGCTGAAGGTCGGACAGGCGCCGGCCGAGGGCTGGAAGCGCTTCCTCGCCGCTCCGGCGGTGAACGCCTCACCGACAGCCGGCAGCGCGACCGCGGGCCAGGCGGCCGCCCGCGCGACGGCGCCCTCCGGTGCCCGCCGGGACGGCTAG